A genomic segment from Cyanobacteriota bacterium encodes:
- a CDS encoding 4a-hydroxytetrahydrobiopterin dehydratase: MKTNCNDHGSCPSIALKDTELMEYKVKINKNWQLIDTEPKQLVRDFEFDTYLAGLDFANQVAQIAEELNHHPNMILGFKKVRVEYYTHNAGGLTEMDFDAAARIDLLLA; encoded by the coding sequence ATGAAAACGAACTGTAATGACCATGGTTCTTGTCCTTCCATAGCTTTGAAGGATACAGAGCTAATGGAATATAAAGTAAAAATAAACAAGAATTGGCAATTAATAGATACAGAGCCTAAGCAGCTTGTTAGGGATTTTGAGTTTGATACTTACCTGGCTGGTCTTGATTTTGCAAATCAAGTTGCTCAAATTGCCGAAGAATTGAATCATCATCCTAATATGATTTTGGGTTTTAAAAAAGTCCGAGTTGAGTACTATACTCATAATGCTGGTGGTTTGACTGAGATGGATTTTGATGCGGCTGCTAGAATAGATTTATTGCTCGCGTAA
- a CDS encoding DegT/DnrJ/EryC1/StrS family aminotransferase, with amino-acid sequence MSTTTKKIPLLDLKAQYSQIQNEVEQAVIEVLRSAHFVLGPNVQAFEQEAAEFLGVKHAITCANGSDALYIALLALDIKAGDEVITTPFTFAATAEAIDQTGASTVFADINPETYNIDPQEIEKKITDKTKAIILVHLYGQAAQMDEIMAVARKHNLKVIEDAAQAFGTKYNDKRVGGIGDIGTFSFYPTKNLSAAGDAGMCTTNDDQLAKRLRRIRVHGSDRRYYHDELGVNSRMDEIQAAILRIKLKHIDTWNNRRVEIAEIYNQGITRAQSPKCIPESSHIYHQYTIAVDANRDQLKQELADKGISSEVYYPLPLHMQKLYEHLGHRPEDFPHSLKASQNILCLPIYPELSDDDVRIVVEALQ; translated from the coding sequence ATGTCTACAACGACCAAAAAAATACCCCTGCTAGATCTAAAGGCACAATATTCTCAAATTCAAAACGAAGTTGAGCAAGCTGTAATAGAAGTACTTAGATCTGCACATTTTGTTCTTGGACCCAACGTACAAGCCTTTGAACAAGAAGCCGCTGAGTTTCTTGGAGTCAAACACGCTATCACTTGCGCCAATGGTTCAGACGCACTTTATATTGCATTACTCGCGCTTGATATCAAAGCAGGAGATGAAGTTATAACTACTCCTTTCACTTTTGCTGCAACAGCTGAAGCAATTGATCAAACTGGCGCGTCAACTGTTTTTGCGGATATTAATCCAGAGACTTACAATATCGATCCACAAGAAATCGAAAAGAAAATTACAGACAAGACCAAAGCTATTATTCTTGTGCACCTCTACGGTCAAGCTGCGCAGATGGATGAAATTATGGCAGTTGCCCGCAAACACAATCTCAAAGTGATTGAAGATGCTGCTCAAGCTTTTGGTACCAAATACAATGATAAACGAGTTGGTGGCATAGGAGACATTGGTACTTTTAGTTTCTACCCAACCAAAAATCTTTCTGCCGCTGGCGACGCTGGCATGTGCACAACTAATGACGACCAGCTTGCTAAGCGCTTGCGTCGTATTAGAGTACACGGCTCTGATAGACGCTATTACCACGACGAGCTTGGAGTCAATTCAAGGATGGATGAAATTCAAGCTGCTATTTTGAGAATCAAACTCAAACATATAGACACCTGGAATAACAGGCGTGTTGAGATTGCCGAGATCTACAATCAAGGAATCACTCGAGCACAAAGTCCCAAATGCATTCCAGAATCAAGTCATATTTATCACCAGTACACCATTGCAGTTGATGCTAATCGAGACCAGCTCAAACAAGAGCTGGCAGATAAAGGAATCTCTTCAGAGGTTTACTATCCACTGCCGCTACATATGCAAAAACTCTATGAGCATCTTGGTCATAGACCTGAAGACTTCCCTCACTCATTAAAAGCAAGCCAAAACATACTTTGTTTACCAATTTATCCTGAATTAAGTGATGATGACGTTAGAATAGTAGTTGAAGCCCTGCAATAA
- a CDS encoding glycoside hydrolase family 16 protein, with amino-acid sequence MRHTLILIYLLCLSPLAALASYDKPPIPGDWQLSFSDDFDNLDTNKWNTSLPRGRVQLGGSICLFLDENITTANGNLVISSNQGKHQLTDIKGQKFQRNYHSGQINSFGKFTQQYGYFEARMKLPKSAGLWPAFWLMPNRVVPQAWSTFNIDGTKGMEIDIMEHLSEWGPNQFHYAAHWNGYRKTRQSMGERYSVSHDAPGGYRKFGLYWQEGLLIWFIDDIEVERWTNPRIANIPMHMIISTEMGGWATDDFGKLPDHTYVDYVRVWTGEAQLNPIQEYNIDTAELSGKWKKKKNYLESKKAWFKKDRTNSISWDIAIKEAGLYRVSAKWPQSKKKLAEDLSFIITHGSGITEVKVNQNQDCNYWHPLGEFELGQGLEHLVITSKAKDRVVIESVRYELIKPRS; translated from the coding sequence ATGAGACATACTTTAATTCTAATTTACCTTCTCTGTTTGAGTCCACTAGCGGCATTAGCATCGTATGACAAACCACCAATCCCTGGCGATTGGCAACTTAGTTTCTCTGATGACTTTGATAATTTAGATACCAATAAATGGAACACAAGCTTGCCACGAGGTAGAGTGCAGCTTGGTGGCTCAATATGTTTATTCTTAGACGAGAATATCACAACAGCCAATGGCAATCTTGTGATTAGTTCTAATCAAGGCAAACACCAGCTTACAGACATCAAAGGTCAAAAATTTCAAAGAAACTATCACTCCGGACAAATTAATAGCTTCGGCAAATTCACACAACAATATGGCTACTTTGAAGCAAGAATGAAACTACCCAAGAGCGCCGGTCTTTGGCCTGCTTTTTGGCTAATGCCAAACCGGGTTGTGCCCCAAGCTTGGTCTACTTTCAATATTGACGGCACCAAGGGGATGGAAATAGATATCATGGAACACCTTAGTGAATGGGGACCAAATCAATTCCACTATGCCGCTCACTGGAATGGTTACAGAAAAACTCGCCAGTCAATGGGAGAGAGGTATTCTGTCTCGCATGATGCCCCAGGTGGCTATCGCAAGTTTGGACTCTATTGGCAAGAAGGTTTATTGATTTGGTTTATTGATGACATTGAAGTTGAAAGATGGACTAATCCGCGTATCGCCAATATTCCGATGCATATGATTATTAGTACTGAGATGGGTGGCTGGGCAACAGATGATTTTGGTAAGCTGCCAGATCATACCTATGTTGACTATGTCAGAGTTTGGACCGGTGAAGCGCAGCTCAATCCAATCCAAGAATACAACATCGACACAGCTGAGCTCTCAGGCAAATGGAAAAAGAAAAAAAATTACCTAGAAAGTAAAAAAGCCTGGTTCAAAAAAGATAGAACCAATAGTATAAGTTGGGACATAGCAATCAAAGAAGCTGGTCTTTATAGAGTATCTGCTAAATGGCCTCAATCAAAAAAGAAACTCGCAGAAGATCTTAGTTTCATCATCACCCATGGCTCAGGGATTACTGAAGTCAAAGTCAATCAGAATCAAGATTGCAATTACTGGCATCCACTTGGAGAGTTTGAACTAGGACAAGGATTAGAACATCTAGTTATAACAAGCAAAGCCAAGGATAGGGTTGTTATTGAGTCTGTGAGGTATGAATTAATTAAGCCAAGGTCATGA